The nucleotide sequence CAACCTCTCTCCTAACAACTCCCTAACCTCCTGCTCTGCACCTATCTCAGTCAACCACTCCCAATTTATCACCCTATGCTGAAGCAGTGCCATTTTCTTAAATTTCTTAAACTTATCCCACTCATACGTATCTTCTTCAAACTTAAGGATCGGATGGTTCACTGCCCTATTCATCAACTGATCCGGTATGAAATTGTCTGATGACGAGTATTCAATCTTCCTTAGATTGGGATCATCCTCTGCGATCTGAATAATGGGCGTTTCGATAATCACCGGATCCTGTCCCGGTGCAGTCTGCCCCGCAGCCCTTTTCCGTGCGCGACCTGCTCGCGAACTACTCGCCATATCTGCAAAACAATTGATATTCAAGACAAAACAAGCAGATCATCAGTAATAACaaactatttttggatttttaaattttttgatttttttctcagaaaataataataaataaaaaaaatacagtCGAACgacggccgtatagcatttcgttcgcggccTTTATTCGATACAAGTGACTTTTACACATATCGGCTCGAAAATCGGATCGAActtcgcccgaatggagattgagtacgagcAAAACGATCCGATTATCAAGCGATGTACATTGCGCAAACCGACACTGGACAAAAACTCTAAGACGACTCGTTAAACTGAAAACGACACTAGACGACGCAAAACACGACACAAATGACGCAACATACACTTCTACCCCCTCCCGGCAccttgctcgccctcgagcaatcCCAAGTGCCAAGAAATAATCAAATCCCAAAGTGTGGAAGCAATGGAAGCGAGGCGCGTAATTTTTGTGAAAAAGGTGACCTTTATGTGAAAACCGCGCAACGCCTCCCCACACTTAAAGTGCATTATGTCCTAAACAAACGTCCGCGTCCAATTATCGTGATCAATACATCCGCGGACAAAACCACCCCTCCTATATGTCTCTATCACACCCCACACTTACATCGCTCAAAGCAAGAAATTCAAGCAATTATATCCAACCAACCCAAACCGCCCGCACCCTAGCAATTAGTCACAAAGGCAACCAGAAGGGATTCGACGTACGTGCACTGACCCGACACGACAACCTACTGCCCATATTCGAAGCTACTAAACAGACTCAATACTACAACCTAAAACAACAGACTAAATAGACTGACCAGACGAAACTAAAATCGACAACTCGACACCGACTCTTTTACAAACTTCAGACCCGACTCGACAAAACCGACTGGACCAAGAATTTGTACAGGAAACACATACCTTTTATGTAGCCGAATCGGAAAGTAACAGAGGTACAAGGAGTGAAGGTCACCGGCGGTCGATGGTCAGTGGTGGTGGTAGTGATGAGGagtggtggaggtgatggtgaATCGCCGGATGTATGGCGGCGGTGAACAGGTGGTTAATGGTGGTGATTGGTGGCGATGGAGGTGGCTATCGGCGGAGATTGGTGGTGAGGATGGGGGTGGGCGATCGGGTGGAGAAGTGGTAGACGGTGTGGTGTTTGTGAATTTGGGGAAAGAATttagggttttaatttttttttctgattGTTCatgtcactcgcgtagcgcgagtgATAGTGGTTAGGGTGTGGCGCTACGCGAATGAAGAGGTCAAGTGGAAGGGTTCAAAGGTTCAAAAGGGTCATGGTTCAAAAACTGTTTGATGAACCCCAAAGGTCTCGCGTAGCGCGAGTGAGAAGGTGGATGCGTCGCGCTACGCTACTGGCCATTTTGGACAGAATGTTACGTGAAATTTCCACTTTCTtgccttagaaaaattttgatgtTTTACCAACCCATTCCCAAATCAtcccaaaatttttctaagtatgGGACTTACCTGAAACCTCGTTTTCCTCAAATTTCCAGCTCCTCAAGGTAGTGTCCTGCAAAATTTCTCAAAAACACACAAGACGCAAACACAAAAACTACGAAAAACACAAGAAAAAACGCAATTTACAAATGGTACAAACTCTACAAACGAAGCCTTACGCAATTACTGTTCGGCGAAGGTGGGTGGGTCCTCCAGaggaatttcttcctcttcaGTAGAATCAATTGGACCTCCCAAGTAATGTTTCAAGCGATGGCCGTTCACTTTCCAAACTCCCTTATCTACTTCATCGTAGAGCTCAACCGTGCCGTACGGAAACACTTCTTTCACCACATACGGTCCATTCCATCTCGATTTCAATTTCCCTGCTATTAATTTCAAACGTGAATTGAACAAAagtaccttgtcacctaccttaAAATCCTTCAAACCTCGCAACCTCCTATCATGCAATGCCTTTGATTTCTCCTTGATACTCCAAGACCTTTCATACGCGGCATCCCTCAATGCTTCCAACTCATGAATATGGAAGAATCTCCTCCTTGCGGCTTCGGTAAGGTCAAGGTTTACGGTTTTCAATGCCCACAATGCCCTATGCTCTAATTCTACCGGAAGATGGCAAGCTTTGCCATACACGATCATAAAGGGTGTGGTGCCTAACGGTGTCTTATAGGCGGTACGGAATGCCCACAATGCGTCGTCGAGCTTttccgaccaatcctttctactttttcctaccgttttctctaagattctcttcaccccacggttagcattctctacttggccactagtttgcgggtggtatgcggtggaaagacgatgagtgacaccgtagcgtgcaagtgccttttccatggcggaattgcaaaaatgcgtgccaCGTTCACTTATGATAGCTTTAGGGATTCCGAAACGCGTGAACAACTTCTTAaggaatctcaccaccactcgggcatcattggtgggcaaagcttgagcttcgacccactttgaaacgtaatcaatggccacgaggatgtacctattcccactTGAAGATGGAaaaggtcccatgaagtcaaTGCCCCATACGTCAAAGATTTGCAAGACTTGGATgggattttgaggcatttcatccttggatgagatgttgccggtacgttggcaacggtcacaagtcctaacaaactctacggcatccttaactaccgttggccaataaaacccactatcaAAAACCTTTTGTGCCGTCACATTCGCCCCGTTATGGCCCCCCGTTAAACCCTCGTGCACATGTCTAAGGATGTCTAAACCTTCCTCCTTTGAAACACATTTCCTAAGCACTCTATCTCCTCCTATCCTAAAGaggtaagggtcatcccaaatatACTTCCTAGCCTCCCTAAGAAGCTTTTTCTTTTGTTGGTATGACATACCCCTCACAAGATCTCCGGTTGCCAAATAATTTGCCAAATCCGAGAACCATGGCAAACCCTCTACCTCGGCACTAACAAAATCTATGGTTTCGTGGGGAAAGGTATCTCCTATGGAATCCTCACGAACCTCCTCTCTCTTTGGATCCTCTAATCGTGACAAGTGGTCGGCGGCCAAATTTTCCGCtccctttttatccttaatttctATATCGAACTCGGAGAGCAAAAGAATCCATCTAATAAGATGTGGCTTTGCATCTTTCTTTTGGAAAAGAAAGCGCAAAGCGGAGTGATCGGTGAACACGGTGGTTTTAGAAAGCACGAGATATGAGCGAAACTTGTCAAACACAAACACTACGGCTAAGAGTTCCTTTTCCGTCgtggtatagttctcttgagcatcgtttagagttttgctcgcgtagtagatcggatgaaagtgtttatcgactctttgacctaggaccgcacctacggcataatcgcttgcgtcacacatgagCTCGAAAGGTAAGCTCCAATTGGGCGAAACAAGTATCGGGGCACTAACAAGTTTTTCTTTCAAGAAGTCGAACGCCTTGATGCACTCCTCGTCGAAGACAAAAGGTACATCCTTCTCTAAACGCCTAGTCATCGGgcgtgtgattttggaaaaatcctttataaaacgcctataaaagcccgcatgacccaaaaagctcctaacggacttaacactagtaggtggaggcaatctacttatggtatctatcttggccctatccacctctatgccttctctcgacaccttgtgtcctaacactatcccctccgtcaccataaagtgacacttctcccaatttAACATAAGATTTGTCTCTATGCACCTCTTAAGCATCCTATCAAGATTAGAAAGACATTGGTCGAAAGTGGTGCCATAAaccgagaagtcatccatgaaaacctccatggaagtctCAAGCATGTCTTGAAATATGGCTACCATGCACCTTTGGAAAGTTGCCGGAGAGttgcataacccgaaaggcatgcggcgatacgcataagtgtcgtaagggcatgtgaatgtcgttttatcttgatcctccggggcgatggggatctgaaaataacccgaaaatccatcgagaaaacaatagaattgttgacccgctagacgctccaacatttggtcaatgaatggtAAGGGGAAGTGGTCTTTCCGGGTGGCGTCGTTTAACTTTCGATAATCTATGCATACACGCCAACTGGTAACGGTACGGGAAGGGATTAACTCGTTCTTCTCATTCATGATCACCGTCATCCCACCCTTCTTTGGGACGACTTGGGTTgggctaacccatggtgaatcTGAAATGGGGTAAATCACCCCGGCATCTAACAACTTAAGAACCTCTTTCTTAACAACCTCTTGCATGTTCGGATTAAGGCGCCTttgaggttgcaccaccggcttatagtcatcttccatgagtatccgatgggtacaataggcggggcttatgcccttgatatccgaaagacgccatgcaatggcttccctattcactctcaacacctctaatagcctacccttctctccctcctctaacttagacgaaataatgaCGGGAAACTCGGACCCCTCACCTAGGAAAGCGTATTCTAAGTGGGACGGGAGGACTTTGAGTTCTAAAGGGGCGGGCTTCTCTATAGGTGTACTCTCACTCTCACTCTTAATTTCACTTAATTCTAGCACCTCGGGGACCCACTCGTCCTCGTCTACCTCTCCACTCTCACTAACAACCTCCTCTACCTTCTCAACTGTCTCGTCTATCCTACTCTCAACTAGGTCGGCTccactaatatagtcaaagcaatggtcaacacACGATAAGAAAGATtctatgaaatagaccgaatgacaaggactactaagatcgtcggaaccactagggtgttccatggagcgtgctatctcgaaagtGACCCTCTCCTCACCGACTTGAAGTGTGATTTTCCCGTCAAAGACATCGATGATGgccttggcggtacacaagaaTGGACGCCCTAGAATAATGGGGACCTTTTCGTCGGCTTCCATGTCAAGAACGACAAAGTCTACGGGGAAGACGAACttatccactttgactagaaGGTTTTCAATAATGCCTCGTGGATACTTGACGGACCTATCGGCTAGCGACAAAGACATGCGTGTAGGTGACAACTCTCCTAGTCCTAACCTCTCATACATGGAATATGGCATTAAGTTAATACTCGCTCCTAGgtcggctagggccctacactcggtatcactcccaaacaagcacgggatggtgaaaaggcccggatccgtcaatttttccgaaaccttgttcaacactacggcggaacatcctccactaagggggatgttagaaacctctcctaacctatccttgcGTTTTAGAAGGTCTTTTAGGAACTTTGCATATTTGGGCATGGATTGGAGAGCTTCTATGAATGGAAGGTTGATCCTAAGTTGCTTAAAGATCTCTAAAAATTTCCCGTACTCTTTGGAATAGGTTTGATTTTTAAGGCGGGAAGGAAAAGGAGCACGGGAAATATCAACATTCGGTGAAGGAACGACTTGAACGGGTTTCTTTCCTACACTCTTCTCACTCGAAGGCGccccggtgtgtgcggtacttgctgggattaacctaggttgcactttaccgggcgcctccatttcaatctcctcatctacagggtcctcatcttctatctcaacactctcgggtcttactacctctcctaaggtcctaccactacgggtcgaaattgcctttaaagagccagatgggttgggctttgtgttgcccgaaaattgaccgtgaggtcgttcttgcaactggcgtgcaatatccccaacttgcctttgaaggtcTAAGAAGCTTGAATGATTATTCTTTAAAAGCGTAGCGTGGTCCTCTAAGGTACGTTGGGTAGCCTGGTCCTTAACCAATAATTGggaaagaaggtcctctatcctagacaaactaccccctgacccctcactcttaggttgaacctcttggtttgacccctcacctctAAACTGCcccctgaacctgaactagcaaattgacctgtttgacccgacccccactagaataaaaacctggccccctactttggtattgacctgacggaaaaccaggggggttacctgaggagcgataattattagcacgccaattagagttactattgttgaacgggttagttggacccctattttgacctgctaaatactcgacctgctctagggtgatggttgggcaatctatggtgtcatttccccctctacaaacctcgcatctatctaccttcttcttaatttctagcaactctttggtgatatagtcaagctgagatattacctttgagtctgaaacgacttgattcactcctcgagaagatgaggaggtaatcacaggattggaattcctgccggtagcactatgatctatatcagcatgagcgaagctctcaaagaggtcgttgcagtcaaccacagttttctttcccattaggtggcctcctgcggatgtgtcgaatcgggccttgcactcaggggtaagaccattataaaacttttctactaaggcccaatccgacaatccatgttgggaacaacgcgagagcaatgtttgaaacctctcccatgctaagtgataaggttcgtcaggctccattctgaaggaatggatctgatctcgaaggcgggaggccttcgcaggtgggaaatacttagcaaggaaggcatctctaagtccagcccaagtggtgtaagtacctgccggctgcgagtcaagccaggtggctgcgcggccagcaagcgaaaaggggaagacttggagatagcgggcatcaagattcacaccttcgatgccgaaggtgctacacagacgggtgagacggttgatatgtgctggcgcgtcttcatcatcacgaccgtgaaactgacaagagttgttaatggcagtcatgatgtatgaaggaatttgccaagacttatcattggtgatttcagggagggtgatgggtgagtttgcggtaaaacccgcggtggaacgctggtggacagtttggttttcggccatttggtgaactggtggtggactagggtgacgggagggtggtggggaattatggggtgatgacttcggggtgaagtcgtagttcggtggtttagatggaagtgtagagtcagaaagggctgaagatgaagttgggggttttcgaacctgagggattggtgtggagaaggaagacttgtcaattggtggcttcactggtccctgcgaacgcgtgtggggcatgaactgcaaaaccaagaataaaacaagtaagtcaactccaataaaagactcaaagaaatacgaaaaagacactaaaagtacttggactcctacgactcacaaacacacaaaaagcacgtaacgatatcagttgaaatccaaaTTAAGCAATTAACGCAactgccaagagtccccggcaacggcgccaaaaacttgatgtggaaaaagtagttcaactaattaaactaaaattaccctaaattaagactcaagtaataaaaatctagactctttaacctaactaaactactcaccggcaagtgtaccggtcgactctagcacagaaaagtaagtccggatgtcgaacccacaaggactctatgaattacgttaacgactcaacttagactagacactgacacgactaaacgaatattgtgtttgggggggggggttactaaaatcctaaaattgcacttaaaatgaaattaaactaaAGTACGAACGAAGACTAGGGTTTTacttcagatgagattaaggactacctagacttgaatccagtttaactatg is from Helianthus annuus cultivar XRQ/B chromosome 9, HanXRQr2.0-SUNRISE, whole genome shotgun sequence and encodes:
- the LOC118481750 gene encoding uncharacterized protein LOC118481750: MYERLGLGELSPTRMSLSLADRSVKYPRGIIENLLVKVDKFVFPVDFVVLDMEADEKVPIILGRPFLCTAKAIIDVFDGKITLQVESFLSCVDHCFDYISGADLVESRIDETVEKVEEVVSESGEVDEDEWVPEVLELSEIKSESESTPIEKPAPLELKVLPSHLEYAFLEIKDKKGAENLAADHLSRLEDPKREEVREDSIGDTFPHETIDFVSAEVEGLPWFSDLANYLATGDLVRGMSYQQKKKLLREARKYIWDDPYLFRIGGDRVLRKCVSKEEELEHRALWALKTVNLDLTEAARRRFFHIHELEALRDAAYERSWSIKEKSKALHDRRLRGLKDFKVGDKVLLFNSRLKLIAGKLKSRWNGPYVVKEVFPYGTVELYDEVDKGVWKVNGHRLKHYLGGPIDSTEEEEIPLEDPPTFAEQ